In a genomic window of Phragmites australis chromosome 14, lpPhrAust1.1, whole genome shotgun sequence:
- the LOC133891184 gene encoding low molecular mass early light-inducible protein HV90, chloroplastic-like — translation MATTVMSSMSSLAFATGVRAGRFPARLPAAVLAPCRRALVVRAQSKPEKNPTEETTAKPKAMPGLWDALTFSGPGPERINGRLAMVGFVSALAVEASRGGGLLSQAGSGSGPAWFAATAAVLSVASLVPLLQGESAEGRSGSFMTADAELWNGRFAMLGLVALAVTEYLTGAPFINA, via the exons ATGGCGACCACGGTGATGTCCTCCATGAGCTCTCTTGCCTTCGCCACCGGCGTGCGTGCCGGCCGCTTCCCCGCCCGGCTTCCGGCGGCCGTGCTCGCGCCTTGCCGTCGCGCCCTGGTTGTCAGGGCCCAGAGCAAG CCAGAAAAGAATCCAACGGAGGAGACGACCGCCAAGCCGAAGGCGATGCCCGGCCTCTGGGACGCGCTGACGTTCAGCGGCCCCGGCCCCGAGCGGATCAACGGCCGCCTCGCCATGGTCGGCTTCGTGTCCGCGCTCGCCGTCGAGGCGtcccgcggcggcggcctcctctCGCAGGCAGGGAGCGGCTCCGGTCCGGCCTGGTTCGCGGCCACTGCCGCGGTGCTGTCCGTGGCGTCGCTGGTGCCGCTGCTCCAAGGGGAGAGCGCCGAGGGCAGGAGCGGCAGCTTCATGACCGCCGACGCCGAGCTCTGGAACGGGCGCTTCGCCATGCTCGGGCTCGTCGCCCTCGCCGTCACCGAGTACCTTACCGGCGCGCCGTTCATCAACGCGTAG